Part of the Streptomyces sp. NBC_01353 genome, CCTGCGGGCGCGCCATTCCGGTGGAGCCACCCGAGGTGAAGGGGTTGTTGCCCGGACGCGGACCGGCCGGACGGGCACCGCCCGGACGCGGAGCGCCCTGGCCCTGCGGACGCGGGGCACCCTGGCCCTGCGGACGCGGCGCGCCCTGACCCGGACGGGCGGGACGCTCGCCGGTGGGACGGGGTCCCTGGGCCGCGCCACCGGGACGCTGACCGGCGGCGGGAGCCGACGGAGGCGCGGTGAACTCGGGGGCGGCCGGAGCCGGCGTGACCGGCTTGGGCGCGGGCTTCGGGCCCGGGCGGGGGCCCGAGGCGGCCGGAGCCTGAGAGGGGGTGCTGCTCGCCGGAGCCGCCGGGGTGACCGGGGCCGGAGCCACAGGCGCGGCGGGGGCCGGCTTGGGGGCCGGGGCGCCGGGCTTCGGGGCAGCGGGACGTGCCGCGGCGGCCGGAGACGGCGCCGCGGGCTTCGAGGGGGCGGCCTTACGAGGCGCGCCAGGCTTGGCAGCGGTCTTACCGGCGGAACCGCCGGGACCCTGCAGCGCATCAGTCAACTTGCGCACGACCGGCGCCTCGATAGTCGAGGACGCCGAACGGACGAATTCACCGAGTTCTTGGAGCTTGGCCATGACGACCTTGCTCTCCACACCGAACTCCTTGGCGAGTTCGTATACCCGGACCTTAGCCACTTCGCTCCTTTTAGGTCCGGTTACCGCCGGACCGTCGCTACTTCATGGGCGTACTCATCGCGTACTCATCGAGTGCTCATCGCAATCTCGACCTACTTCCAACTCGCGAGGTACCTGACCGCACGGTGTTCCGTGCCGTACTTCTTCTTACAAAGTCTGCCGCTCTACGTGATAGCGAATATCCGCCGTTTCGAGCGGACCCTGGACCCTGAAGGCCCTCGGGAACGCTCGGCGGCGGACCGCCAGGTCGAGACAGACCGAGGCGGGGTGCAGATACGCACCCCGGCCGGGCAGCGTACCGCGACGATCGGGGACACATGCGCCCTCGACCTCCACGATGCGCAGCAGATCGCTCTTGGCCGCTCGCTCCCGGCATCCCACACAGGTTCGCTCAGGGCACGCTCGGTCTTGCGTCCGGCCAGACACGGCTAAGTCTACCTCCCCGTAGCGACCTCACCCGTTTGGGGCAAAAATCGAACGGTCGTTTGTCGTGATCTCGCCCTCACACAACGTGACGAGGGCGGGAGCTATTCCTCGCGGCAGCCCGTGCG contains:
- a CDS encoding DUF448 domain-containing protein, with protein sequence MSGRTQDRACPERTCVGCRERAAKSDLLRIVEVEGACVPDRRGTLPGRGAYLHPASVCLDLAVRRRAFPRAFRVQGPLETADIRYHVERQTL